One window from the genome of Gemmatimonadota bacterium encodes:
- a CDS encoding xanthine dehydrogenase family protein molybdopterin-binding subunit — protein MARKPKSTKGGFVQTIVEVEGRTETRTVELPAFEPTPWTDDVELHIVGTSATRVDASEKVTGRARYTADIERPGMLHAYMLRAPIPRGTIRIFDATAARAMPGVFAVMGPGDAPPKTRLLGNDIAYAGQPVAVVCASSVREARNAAHAITVDYDAAPFAVTFEAAVAPDAPKVRAAGNVNPKSPLVMARGDIAAGLAAADVIVTGEYRTPVALHTALEPHGAVCEWDGDRLTIWESTQGIFRVRADAARILELPLSRVRVIKDYMGGGFGAKNGAGTHTILAALLAKQTGRAVRCINDREAEQIDSGNRPASVQRVTIGAKKNGTLTAIQMVGDIPLGISGWEGGPAQIYHELYACPNVRTEETFAYINTSGMQAFRGPGYVEGAFGLEGAMNALARKLNMDPLALRKKNFAKKDPRQNRPFSGNALLECYEKGAAAFGWDEVDSKASSVVDRERLTVIGLPTTRGSSPSKRRGVGLAAQVWPTGGGPPSYATVRINADASIDVLAGTQDLGTGSRTVLAQIAAEAIGAKLTDVRAIIGDTQSLPYAGNSWGSMTTPSVGPAVRMAAEDAQRQLFEAAATMLDTTPDTLEARDSRIVVRDTDRTMTFAEVTKNLGNVMISGKGSRGPNPAGVAINTFGVQFAEVEVDIDTGMVTVLRIVAVHDAGRIINPALAESQMQGGILQGLGYALYEERIVDERLGVVLNPSMHEYKIPTMADVPVITVLWAGGSDTAANHTGARGIAEPPIIPTAPAIAAAVADAIGAEVPQIPLTPWRVLAAITGTR, from the coding sequence GTGGCGCGTAAGCCCAAGTCCACCAAGGGTGGCTTCGTCCAGACGATCGTTGAGGTCGAAGGACGCACCGAAACGCGCACCGTCGAACTCCCCGCGTTTGAACCGACGCCGTGGACCGATGATGTGGAGCTCCACATCGTCGGCACCAGCGCCACGCGCGTAGACGCCAGCGAAAAAGTCACCGGCCGCGCACGCTACACTGCCGACATCGAACGGCCCGGGATGTTACACGCATACATGCTGCGCGCACCCATTCCGCGCGGCACCATTCGCATCTTCGACGCCACGGCCGCGCGCGCGATGCCCGGCGTTTTTGCCGTCATGGGCCCTGGCGACGCACCGCCCAAAACGCGACTCCTCGGCAACGACATCGCCTATGCCGGTCAACCGGTGGCCGTGGTGTGCGCGAGCTCCGTGCGCGAAGCCCGCAACGCCGCGCACGCCATTACGGTGGACTACGACGCTGCACCATTTGCCGTCACCTTCGAAGCCGCCGTTGCCCCCGACGCACCCAAAGTGCGCGCGGCCGGCAATGTGAATCCCAAATCGCCGCTCGTGATGGCGCGCGGCGACATTGCCGCCGGACTCGCCGCCGCCGATGTCATCGTCACGGGCGAATACCGCACGCCAGTTGCCCTCCACACCGCACTCGAGCCCCACGGCGCCGTCTGCGAATGGGACGGCGATCGTCTCACCATCTGGGAAAGCACACAAGGCATCTTCCGCGTGCGCGCCGACGCCGCACGCATCCTCGAACTCCCGCTCTCCAGAGTCCGCGTCATCAAGGACTACATGGGCGGTGGCTTCGGCGCCAAGAACGGCGCTGGCACACATACCATCCTCGCCGCGCTACTCGCCAAGCAAACCGGCCGCGCCGTGCGCTGCATCAATGATCGCGAAGCCGAACAAATCGACTCGGGCAATCGACCAGCCTCCGTACAGCGCGTGACCATCGGCGCAAAAAAGAATGGCACGCTCACCGCCATCCAAATGGTTGGTGATATTCCACTCGGCATCAGCGGCTGGGAAGGCGGCCCCGCGCAGATTTATCACGAACTCTACGCCTGCCCCAACGTGCGCACCGAAGAAACGTTCGCGTACATCAACACGAGCGGCATGCAGGCCTTCCGCGGCCCAGGCTACGTGGAAGGCGCGTTCGGATTGGAAGGCGCCATGAACGCCCTCGCGCGCAAGCTCAACATGGATCCGCTCGCGCTGCGCAAAAAGAACTTTGCCAAAAAAGATCCTCGCCAAAACCGCCCGTTCAGCGGCAACGCGCTGCTCGAATGCTACGAAAAAGGCGCCGCAGCATTTGGTTGGGACGAGGTGGATTCAAAAGCGTCATCAGTCGTTGACCGTGAACGGTTAACCGTTATCGGTTTACCGACAACTCGCGGTAGTAGTCCCAGCAAACGGCGCGGCGTGGGCCTCGCCGCTCAAGTGTGGCCCACCGGCGGCGGTCCGCCGAGCTACGCCACCGTGCGCATCAATGCCGACGCAAGCATCGACGTGCTCGCGGGCACACAAGACCTCGGCACAGGTTCGCGCACGGTGCTCGCGCAAATCGCGGCCGAAGCGATCGGCGCAAAATTGACCGACGTGCGCGCCATCATCGGCGACACCCAAAGCCTGCCCTACGCCGGCAACTCGTGGGGCTCTATGACCACGCCGAGTGTGGGCCCCGCCGTGCGCATGGCCGCCGAGGATGCGCAGCGACAGCTCTTCGAAGCCGCTGCGACGATGCTCGACACCACGCCGGACACACTTGAGGCGCGCGACTCACGTATCGTGGTGCGCGACACCGATCGCACCATGACCTTCGCCGAGGTCACCAAGAACCTCGGCAACGTGATGATCAGCGGCAAAGGCTCGCGAGGCCCGAACCCTGCCGGGGTGGCCATCAACACCTTTGGGGTGCAGTTCGCCGAAGTCGAAGTGGACATCGACACCGGTATGGTGACGGTGCTGCGCATTGTTGCCGTGCACGACGCGGGTCGCATTATCAATCCCGCGCTCGCGGAGAGTCAGATGCAGGGCGGCATTCTCCAAGGCCTGGGCTATGCGTTGTACGAAGAACGCATCGTAGACGAACGACTGGGCGTGGTGCTCAATCCGAGTATGCACGAGTACAAAATTCCGACCATGGCCGATGTCCCCGTGATCACCGTGCTCTGGGCGGGCGGCTCCGACACCGCGGCGAATCACACCGGTGCGCGCGGCATAGCCGAACCGCCGATCATTCCCACCGCGCCGGCGATTGCCGCCGCGGTGGCCGACGCCATTGGCGCTGAGGTCCCGCAGATTCCACTCACGCCCTGGCGCGTATTGGCCGCCATTACCGGCACGCGATGA
- a CDS encoding (2Fe-2S)-binding protein, whose product MRLTVNDRVHDVAPRDDETLLELLRDRLALTGTKLTCDRGECGACTVLLDGATAYSCLTLAVACDGATVRTVEGLAPPGSLSTLQQAFIAHDAAQCGYCTPGQLVAAQALLDHSAHPSDDEIRAAMSGNLCRCGTYPKIVQAIRAAAEAGAGASADAAITTAEGASRGA is encoded by the coding sequence ATGCGACTGACCGTCAATGACCGCGTCCACGACGTTGCCCCTCGCGACGACGAAACGCTCCTAGAACTGCTCCGCGACCGCCTGGCCCTCACGGGCACCAAACTCACCTGTGACCGTGGTGAATGCGGTGCCTGTACCGTCCTCTTGGATGGTGCCACGGCCTACTCCTGCCTCACGCTCGCCGTGGCGTGCGACGGCGCCACCGTGCGCACCGTCGAGGGGCTCGCCCCGCCAGGGTCACTCAGCACGCTACAGCAGGCGTTCATCGCGCACGACGCGGCCCAGTGTGGTTACTGCACGCCCGGCCAGCTCGTGGCGGCGCAGGCGCTGCTCGACCACTCCGCGCATCCCTCCGACGACGAAATCCGTGCCGCCATGAGCGGGAATCTCTGCCGCTGCGGCACGTACCCGAAGATCGTGCAGGCCATTCGCGCCGCCGCCGAAGCGGGAGCAGGCGCCTCTGCCGACGCCGCGATAACGACCGCCGAAGGAGCGTCGCGTGGCGCGTAA
- a CDS encoding ribonuclease D, with the protein MPNSRSETPKVSYVDTDAAVGRVLDGVSKATELAIDTEGASFHRFVDRIYLIQLSTRDTHLIIDPLPIASPAGLGRMLEDPKVQVVFHDADYDLRLLHQDYGWHITNIFDTRVAAQLLGFTSFGLAALLEKYFGVKLDKKHQRADWSMRPLTQGMLDYAAQDTIHLLGLRDLLKQELEKKKRWAWAEEEFHRLEGTRWQPEEPGSAFLRVKGARDLNRRELALLRELVAWRDAMALQLDRATFRVVANDVLLEISRLAPTTADALGAIKGMPRGMMDRAARDVLAAVQRGLAVPEAQQPKFPRSARWDRDPEFDSKVSTLKTVRDDAAKRLELDPGVLCSREKMEIVARLLPENVDAMLELPELRRWQVAELGEGFVKALKQFRGKGAPKTADKSAPAATVAAAAVAKAAPMADATPAPAAPAPARVESPYLD; encoded by the coding sequence ATGCCTAACTCCCGCTCCGAAACCCCCAAGGTCAGCTACGTCGATACCGACGCGGCTGTCGGGCGCGTTCTGGACGGGGTGTCCAAGGCCACGGAACTCGCGATCGACACCGAAGGGGCGAGTTTTCATCGGTTTGTGGATCGGATCTATTTGATCCAGCTATCCACGCGTGACACGCACCTCATCATCGATCCGCTTCCGATTGCGTCCCCCGCTGGGCTCGGCCGGATGCTCGAAGATCCCAAGGTGCAGGTGGTCTTCCATGATGCCGACTATGATCTGCGCTTGCTGCATCAGGATTACGGCTGGCACATCACGAATATCTTCGACACCCGCGTCGCGGCGCAGCTCCTCGGCTTCACGTCGTTTGGCCTCGCGGCGTTGCTCGAGAAGTATTTCGGTGTGAAGCTCGACAAAAAACACCAGCGCGCCGATTGGTCAATGCGTCCGCTCACACAGGGCATGCTCGACTACGCGGCACAGGACACGATTCACCTACTGGGGCTGCGCGACTTGCTCAAGCAGGAGTTGGAAAAGAAGAAGCGTTGGGCTTGGGCTGAAGAGGAGTTCCACCGGCTCGAGGGAACGCGGTGGCAGCCAGAAGAACCGGGCTCGGCGTTTTTGCGTGTGAAGGGCGCGCGCGATCTCAACCGACGCGAACTGGCGCTGTTGCGTGAACTGGTGGCGTGGCGCGACGCGATGGCGTTGCAGCTCGATCGTGCGACGTTCCGTGTGGTGGCCAACGATGTGCTGCTCGAGATTTCGCGTCTTGCGCCGACCACGGCAGACGCACTGGGCGCCATCAAGGGAATGCCGCGTGGGATGATGGATCGCGCCGCGCGCGATGTGCTGGCGGCCGTGCAGCGAGGCCTCGCGGTGCCCGAGGCGCAGCAACCGAAATTTCCGCGCTCGGCGCGTTGGGATCGCGACCCGGAATTTGATTCCAAGGTCAGTACGCTCAAGACGGTGCGTGACGATGCGGCTAAGCGGCTCGAGTTGGATCCGGGCGTGCTCTGCTCGCGCGAGAAGATGGAGATCGTTGCGCGGTTGCTTCCGGAGAACGTGGACGCGATGCTCGAGCTTCCGGAACTGCGGCGCTGGCAGGTGGCGGAGTTGGGCGAGGGGTTTGTAAAGGCACTCAAGCAGTTCCGTGGCAAGGGTGCGCCGAAAACCGCCGACAAGAGTGCGCCCGCTGCAACGGTCGCGGCTGCAGCTGTCGCGAAGGCTGCGCCGATGGCGGACGCTACGCCTGCGCCCGCTGCTCCCGCGCCGGCACGCGTCGAGTCACCCTACCTGGATTGA
- a CDS encoding metal-sulfur cluster assembly factor, whose product MTDELHAPTDAPDASVPPASGNAISEDLVKLALRRVKDPELNLNILDLGLIYDIRVYGSDVSIDMSLTSPGCPSGPEIMKDAEDKLGEIDGVGSVSVNLVWSPMWTPDRIEPRVRAYLGF is encoded by the coding sequence GTGACCGACGAACTTCACGCACCCACCGACGCGCCCGACGCTTCGGTTCCGCCCGCTTCCGGCAACGCCATTTCTGAGGATCTGGTGAAGCTGGCGCTGCGTCGCGTGAAAGATCCCGAGCTCAATCTCAACATCCTCGACCTCGGCCTCATCTACGACATTCGCGTCTACGGCAGCGACGTGAGCATCGACATGAGCCTGACCTCGCCGGGGTGCCCCTCAGGCCCGGAGATCATGAAGGACGCCGAAGACAAACTCGGCGAGATCGACGGGGTGGGATCGGTGTCGGTGAATCTCGTCTGGTCCCCTATGTGGACCCCAGACCGCATCGAGCCGCGCGTCCGCGCGTACCTCGGCTTCTAG
- a CDS encoding serine hydrolase, with translation MFLALLIAAAIVTHSDGLPVKAPKSVGMSAERLATIDRVIQRGITAGGFPGASVIVGRKGATVVSKGFGRLGWTKNSPLVLPDRTIYDLASLTKVIGTTTAAMMLFDEGKLVLDEKVTHYVPGFNGGQKEDVTVRQLLMHRGGLPAGRELWRHARTPDEAKQLVLDAPLEYRPGTGFVYSDLGADILGMVVENIAGERMDSFLQRRVFGPLGMTDTGFLPNDSLVYRIAPTEVTPPRGYPLKGEVHDENAYALGGVAGHAGLFGTAGDLSIFAQMLLNGGIYDGNRIIADSTVKLFTARAAGSRALGWEVGEGQHGAGTYLGENTFGHTGFTGTSMWIDPEREMFVILLTNRVHAARARRPSKVIADVRADLADAAALAITDENLAVAEMPASFRADKALGWNRPVRTAKARKSNASKSSTKVNASSKSATKSGTASKKASVAQATKKPVAKKSIATAKPAGPAKKKATHG, from the coding sequence GTGTTCCTCGCGTTGCTCATCGCCGCTGCCATCGTGACGCACTCTGACGGGCTTCCCGTCAAGGCGCCAAAGTCGGTCGGCATGTCGGCGGAACGCTTGGCCACCATCGACCGCGTCATTCAGAGGGGGATCACCGCAGGCGGCTTCCCGGGCGCCTCCGTGATTGTAGGACGCAAAGGCGCCACCGTGGTCTCCAAAGGATTCGGACGCCTTGGCTGGACCAAGAACAGCCCCCTCGTCCTCCCCGACCGTACCATCTACGACCTCGCCTCGCTCACGAAAGTCATTGGCACCACGACCGCCGCCATGATGCTCTTTGACGAAGGCAAGCTCGTGCTCGACGAAAAAGTCACGCACTATGTGCCGGGCTTCAACGGCGGGCAAAAAGAAGATGTCACCGTGCGCCAGCTGCTGATGCATCGCGGCGGCCTCCCCGCTGGCCGCGAACTGTGGCGGCACGCCCGCACACCCGACGAAGCCAAACAACTCGTCCTCGACGCGCCGCTCGAATACCGCCCCGGGACGGGCTTTGTGTATTCCGATCTCGGCGCCGACATCCTCGGCATGGTCGTCGAGAACATCGCCGGCGAACGCATGGACAGCTTTCTCCAGCGCCGCGTCTTCGGCCCGCTCGGCATGACCGACACGGGCTTCTTGCCCAACGACTCGCTCGTGTATCGCATTGCCCCCACCGAAGTCACCCCGCCCCGCGGCTATCCGCTCAAGGGTGAGGTGCACGACGAAAATGCCTACGCGCTTGGCGGTGTCGCCGGTCACGCGGGACTCTTCGGCACGGCGGGTGACCTCTCGATCTTTGCGCAGATGCTCCTCAATGGCGGCATCTACGACGGCAATCGCATCATCGCGGATTCCACCGTCAAGCTCTTCACGGCGCGTGCCGCGGGCAGTCGCGCCCTCGGATGGGAAGTCGGCGAAGGACAACATGGCGCCGGCACCTACCTCGGCGAAAACACCTTTGGGCACACCGGTTTTACCGGCACGTCCATGTGGATTGATCCTGAGCGCGAGATGTTCGTCATTCTGCTCACCAACCGCGTGCACGCCGCGCGCGCACGACGCCCGTCAAAGGTGATTGCCGACGTCCGCGCCGATCTCGCCGACGCTGCCGCGCTCGCCATTACCGACGAAAACCTCGCGGTTGCCGAGATGCCGGCCAGCTTCCGCGCCGACAAAGCCCTCGGCTGGAACCGGCCGGTGCGCACCGCCAAGGCGCGGAAGAGCAACGCCTCCAAGAGCAGCACGAAAGTGAATGCCAGCAGCAAGTCGGCGACCAAGAGCGGCACGGCCTCCAAGAAGGCGTCCGTCGCTCAGGCCACCAAGAAACCCGTCGCCAAGAAGTCCATCGCCACGGCCAAGCCCGCCGGCCCCGCCAAGAAAAAAGCGACCCACGGCTAG
- a CDS encoding sigma-70 family RNA polymerase sigma factor, which translates to MTPTDQITIRRAMNGDEGALRAIWQQHAPRIDALVRRLVGDPDHAADVAQEVWIQIFRALPTYRGDSQFSTWAHRIAVNRTLNALRASRRHDRVEVELEDDTSLVEHDGDRSLLAQTIDEAIQQLAPGARQVFVLHDVEGYTHEEIAAELGITAGGSKSQLFKARARLRRLLAPLVDVGPAREDQDDVASLS; encoded by the coding sequence ATGACTCCCACCGACCAGATCACGATCCGTCGCGCCATGAATGGCGATGAGGGTGCGCTGCGCGCCATTTGGCAGCAGCATGCGCCGCGCATTGACGCGCTCGTGCGACGGTTGGTAGGGGACCCGGATCACGCCGCTGATGTGGCACAGGAAGTGTGGATTCAAATCTTCCGTGCCCTCCCCACGTATCGCGGCGATTCGCAGTTCTCGACCTGGGCGCACCGGATTGCCGTGAACCGTACGCTGAACGCGTTGCGGGCCTCGCGGCGGCACGATCGCGTGGAAGTGGAGCTCGAGGATGACACGTCGCTCGTGGAGCACGACGGTGATCGCTCATTGCTCGCGCAAACGATTGATGAGGCGATTCAGCAGTTGGCGCCGGGGGCACGGCAGGTGTTCGTCTTGCACGACGTGGAAGGCTACACGCACGAAGAAATTGCCGCCGAGTTGGGGATTACGGCGGGTGGATCGAAATCGCAGCTCTTCAAAGCACGCGCGAGGCTACGTCGGCTCCTCGCGCCGTTGGTGGACGTTGGGCCGGCAAGGGAAGACCAAGACGATGTTGCATCTCTCTCCTGA
- a CDS encoding PDZ domain-containing protein, producing the protein MTGRESVRIGRWMLALSVFSLASSLQAQQPTHRVRVMVQRDSTRPDSMSVRYRVNLDAISAMINDLMNSRQLEAQLAAGLRGQTDPVRLKALEGRLADVARRQAALVTTLQLQCARAEDLPAGYLGVTFELPSRVVSSLELGSPAEKAGLRQGDELLTIGGYPADRAPLPSLLTPGAKIVVRYQRDGAAKDVTVTAAKRPEEFGATVCTGIDELVAPERTAPMVERWRVPGVAIVPRTPNVNGVPREAPLPPTAPMMEHPSFVFVGPSSMSGMGPVAGATLTPVDDDWRETLGVQKGLVVLGVSPGSPAADAGLHNGDVITQAGDAPVTTVMALRRLLNNTDARSVKLQVMRKGKPQLLTLKWQ; encoded by the coding sequence ATGACCGGGCGGGAGTCGGTGCGCATTGGGCGCTGGATGCTCGCGCTGTCTGTCTTTTCGTTGGCGTCGTCGCTTCAGGCGCAGCAGCCTACGCATCGTGTGCGCGTGATGGTGCAGCGCGATTCGACGCGACCGGATTCGATGAGCGTGCGGTACCGCGTGAACCTCGACGCCATTTCGGCGATGATCAACGACCTCATGAACTCGCGTCAATTAGAGGCGCAACTCGCGGCGGGACTTCGCGGGCAGACCGATCCGGTACGCTTGAAGGCGCTTGAGGGCCGATTGGCGGACGTGGCACGGCGGCAGGCGGCGCTTGTGACCACGCTCCAACTCCAATGCGCACGCGCGGAAGATCTGCCTGCGGGCTACCTCGGCGTGACCTTTGAGTTGCCGTCGCGCGTGGTGTCGTCGTTGGAACTCGGGTCGCCGGCGGAGAAGGCGGGACTTCGACAGGGCGATGAACTGCTCACCATTGGTGGATATCCCGCTGATCGCGCACCGTTGCCGTCGCTGCTGACGCCCGGGGCCAAGATTGTGGTGCGCTATCAGCGCGACGGTGCGGCGAAGGACGTCACGGTGACGGCGGCCAAGCGGCCAGAGGAGTTTGGCGCCACGGTCTGCACGGGGATTGATGAACTCGTGGCGCCGGAGCGCACGGCGCCGATGGTTGAACGGTGGCGTGTGCCGGGGGTCGCCATTGTGCCGCGTACACCGAACGTGAATGGCGTGCCACGCGAGGCGCCGCTCCCGCCTACGGCGCCGATGATGGAGCACCCCAGTTTTGTCTTTGTGGGTCCGTCGTCGATGTCGGGGATGGGGCCGGTGGCGGGTGCGACGCTTACGCCGGTGGATGATGATTGGCGTGAGACGCTGGGCGTACAAAAAGGATTGGTGGTGCTCGGCGTGTCGCCGGGATCGCCGGCAGCGGATGCGGGGCTGCACAACGGCGACGTCATTACGCAGGCGGGGGATGCGCCGGTGACAACCGTTATGGCACTGCGGCGATTGCTGAACAACACCGATGCGCGATCGGTGAAGTTGCAGGTGATGCGCAAGGGAAAGCCGCAGCTGCTGACGCTCAAGTGGCAGTAG
- a CDS encoding matrixin family metalloprotease: protein MKRAERWLAVSVLALVAFVSVEVARAPRRPTPKAVSDSLWLDSVATAEENGPEGGPRLRRSALAAPGPKDFADIARQLSEAHTTTYIDDILAARQGNIGRWVDRRNDPIRVWIDPRPGLKDFFPDFAERARDAFYTWSAAGVPLKFLFLDDSTQAEILVHWVDRFGDAAAGKTFWSRDQHWWIVGADVQIAVHRSSGEPFDAIAVRTITLHEVGHVIGLDHSPNPDDVMSARVHVTALSAADLRTASLIYHLPPGAVLAPPPAK from the coding sequence ATGAAACGCGCGGAGCGATGGCTCGCGGTCAGCGTGCTCGCGCTCGTCGCCTTTGTGAGCGTAGAAGTCGCGCGCGCGCCACGACGTCCAACGCCTAAAGCGGTGAGCGACTCGCTCTGGCTTGACTCGGTGGCTACCGCTGAGGAGAATGGCCCAGAGGGGGGGCCCCGACTGCGCCGCTCAGCGCTCGCCGCGCCCGGTCCCAAAGATTTTGCCGACATCGCGCGCCAACTCTCCGAGGCGCACACCACGACGTACATCGACGACATCCTCGCCGCGCGTCAGGGCAACATCGGACGATGGGTGGACCGCCGGAACGATCCCATTCGCGTATGGATCGATCCGCGCCCAGGACTCAAAGACTTTTTTCCCGACTTCGCCGAGCGTGCCCGCGATGCGTTCTATACGTGGTCAGCCGCGGGCGTGCCACTCAAGTTCCTCTTTCTCGACGACTCCACGCAGGCCGAGATCCTCGTGCACTGGGTGGATCGCTTTGGCGACGCGGCCGCGGGCAAAACGTTTTGGTCGCGCGATCAGCACTGGTGGATTGTCGGCGCGGATGTGCAGATCGCCGTGCATCGCTCAAGCGGCGAACCGTTTGACGCGATTGCCGTGCGCACCATCACGCTACACGAGGTAGGGCATGTGATTGGACTCGACCACAGCCCCAACCCCGACGACGTCATGTCGGCGCGCGTGCACGTCACCGCGCTCTCGGCCGCTGACCTTCGCACGGCATCGCTGATTTATCACCTGCCGCCTGGCGCCGTACTCGCGCCGCCCCCAGCGAAGTAG
- a CDS encoding alpha/beta fold hydrolase produces MTNATRARYTAFKKSQPRTPRLTRHTVRARGLDFAVFMSPEVEGGAPPLLCVNGGMLYSHALLWPSLAPLAATRQLVLYDQRGRGASQSPPAVHASKIEFDAGDIPALRTALGIARWDLLGHSWGGGIAMLGAERDAAGVRRLVVVNAVGATSDWVANLHTDALATLHGAEYDALAALDPNTLHSPDPTIHAEYSRAIYPAYFHDQEFGRAFSPPPHASATGAAVAARLRREGYDWTEPVSRIAATTLVVHGAQDVLPARLAQQTAARIPRARLTLIDGAGHMPFWEQPLAFFDAVHAFLDAKDLGA; encoded by the coding sequence GTGACGAACGCCACGCGGGCACGCTACACCGCATTCAAAAAATCGCAGCCGCGCACGCCGCGTCTCACGCGTCACACCGTGCGTGCGCGCGGACTCGATTTCGCTGTGTTCATGTCACCAGAAGTCGAGGGCGGCGCGCCGCCATTGCTATGCGTCAACGGCGGCATGCTCTACAGCCATGCCCTACTCTGGCCCTCGCTCGCACCGCTCGCCGCCACTCGCCAACTCGTGCTCTACGACCAGCGCGGGCGCGGCGCTTCGCAGTCACCGCCGGCGGTGCACGCCTCGAAAATTGAGTTCGACGCTGGCGACATTCCCGCGCTGCGAACAGCCCTCGGCATCGCGCGCTGGGATCTGCTCGGCCACTCGTGGGGCGGCGGCATCGCCATGCTCGGCGCCGAACGCGACGCCGCGGGTGTGCGGCGCCTCGTCGTGGTGAACGCCGTTGGCGCGACCAGCGATTGGGTCGCCAACCTTCATACCGATGCGCTCGCCACGTTGCACGGCGCCGAATATGACGCGCTCGCTGCGCTCGACCCTAATACGTTGCACAGCCCCGACCCAACAATTCACGCCGAGTACAGTCGCGCCATTTATCCGGCGTATTTTCACGATCAAGAATTCGGACGCGCTTTCTCACCGCCACCGCATGCGAGCGCCACCGGCGCGGCCGTCGCCGCACGGCTGCGGCGCGAAGGCTACGACTGGACCGAACCGGTCTCTCGCATTGCCGCCACCACGCTCGTGGTGCACGGCGCGCAGGATGTGCTCCCCGCGCGGCTCGCGCAGCAGACGGCCGCACGCATTCCGCGCGCGCGGCTCACGCTCATCGACGGCGCCGGCCATATGCCGTTCTGGGAGCAGCCGCTCGCGTTCTTCGACGCGGTACACGCCTTTCTCGACGCCAAAGACCTCGGCGCATGA
- the queG gene encoding tRNA epoxyqueuosine(34) reductase QueG: MTTDRLSLEARLKAQAFGLGFDLAGITSLGPVSTAAAFDDWMAKGFAGEMTWLARHAGVRADTTRAEPGMRSAIVVGLDYGGRQPAGPFARYARGTDYHRVMWDRLDALGAWLTAECGARTRSYVDTGPILERDLARQAGLGWVGKNTMLINPERGSFFFIGALFTDSALQADAPFDADRCGSCTRCLDACPTQAFPEPHVLDARKCISYLTIELRTDIDETLRAAVGDHIYGCDVCQDVCPWNERFARDVNPADFLPDPARESPDLAEMLALDDAGFRARFRDSAVTRAKRAGFARNVAVALGNRQHDADIPALARAAHDTNAMVRRHARWALEQFGTHPDARAALAGAPLVIDDAPPTAADATP; encoded by the coding sequence GTGACCACCGATCGATTGTCGCTCGAAGCGCGACTCAAGGCACAAGCCTTTGGCCTCGGCTTTGATCTGGCTGGCATCACGTCGCTCGGCCCCGTGTCCACGGCGGCGGCATTCGATGACTGGATGGCCAAGGGTTTCGCCGGTGAAATGACGTGGCTCGCGCGCCACGCTGGCGTGCGCGCCGACACCACGCGTGCAGAGCCGGGTATGCGCAGCGCGATTGTCGTTGGACTCGACTACGGCGGACGCCAACCCGCGGGCCCCTTTGCCCGCTACGCGCGCGGCACCGATTACCACCGCGTGATGTGGGACCGGCTCGACGCCCTTGGTGCGTGGCTCACCGCAGAATGCGGTGCGCGTACGCGTTCATACGTGGACACCGGTCCCATTCTCGAACGCGATCTCGCGCGCCAAGCAGGTTTGGGTTGGGTGGGCAAGAACACCATGCTCATCAATCCGGAGCGTGGATCATTCTTTTTTATTGGCGCGCTCTTCACCGACAGCGCACTGCAAGCCGACGCACCGTTCGACGCCGACCGGTGCGGCAGCTGCACCCGATGCCTCGACGCCTGCCCCACGCAGGCATTTCCGGAACCGCACGTCCTCGACGCGAGAAAGTGCATCTCGTATCTCACCATCGAACTCCGCACCGACATCGACGAAACGCTACGGGCTGCCGTGGGCGACCACATCTATGGCTGCGATGTGTGCCAGGATGTCTGCCCATGGAACGAGCGCTTCGCCCGCGATGTGAACCCCGCTGATTTTCTTCCAGACCCCGCGCGCGAATCGCCCGACCTCGCCGAGATGCTCGCACTCGACGACGCCGGATTTCGCGCACGATTCCGCGATTCGGCCGTCACGCGCGCCAAACGGGCCGGCTTTGCGCGGAACGTCGCCGTGGCGCTCGGCAACAGGCAGCACGACGCGGACATTCCAGCACTCGCGCGCGCCGCACACGACACCAATGCGATGGTGCGCCGGCACGCCCGATGGGCACTCGAACAGTTCGGCACGCATCCCGACGCGCGCGCGGCACTCGCAGGAGCACCACTCGTGATCGATGACGCGCCACCGACCGCCGCGGACGCAACCCCGTGA